In Chelonoidis abingdonii isolate Lonesome George chromosome 22, CheloAbing_2.0, whole genome shotgun sequence, one genomic interval encodes:
- the ISG15 gene encoding ubiquitin-like protein ISG15, translating into MALWLSVKLLTGEMHSLEVTSTMTVPAFKAMIAKQMGVSPYQQKLACQNGAYVELRDDSRLSDYQLKTGDIVLLMVKNEEPITIFVKNGKGRTSTYTVLPSDGVTQFRGRVQQQENIQAEQFWLSFEGKPLEDGHKLGDYNIAPHCTIFLHLCLRGG; encoded by the exons ATG gcccTGTGGCTCAGCGTGAAGCTGCTGACTGGCGAGATGCACAGTTTGGAGGTCACCAGCACGATGACTGTCCCGGCTTTCAAGGCCATGATTGCCAAGCAGATGGGGGTGTCCCCGTACCAGCAGAAGCTGGCCTGCCAGAACGGGGCCTACGTGGAGCTGCGCGATGACTCCCGGCTCTCCGACTACCAGCTCAAGACCGGAGACATCGTCCTGCTGATGGTAAAGAATGAGGAGCCCATCACCATCTTCGTGAAGAACGGCAAAGGCAGGACCAGCACCTACACCGTCCTCCCCTCCGACGGGGTCACCCAGTTCAGGGGGCGGGTCCAGCAGCAGGAGAACATCCAGGCGGAGCAGTTCTGGCTCAGCTTTGAGGGGAAACCGCTGGAGGATGGCCACAAGCTGGGAGACTACAACATCGCCCCCCACTGCACCATCTTCCTGCACCTGTGTCTGCGGGGGGGCTGA